Proteins found in one Carcharodon carcharias isolate sCarCar2 chromosome 8, sCarCar2.pri, whole genome shotgun sequence genomic segment:
- the ecscr gene encoding endothelial cell-specific chemotaxis regulator isoform X2, producing the protein MAALKVTVFLFFILFHILKGNVINKTRISVATTEANPTILTGTTNKGETTAVETDHPNSSMTSGETTTQGAVSSSTSGTNASTIVPSTGTENSTAETTTPKKNETIVDNSTAAQPTFISMASTLQSTYSITPTSKAEVTDPAFGSEPSTAPTTSGSSSLSVLAFAVIILILILVIIMVILVGVISMRLKCCDFEDVSQDTRKVRSAAPSESSQVNGEKEGIALVSMRTLTEAGAQESTVQGSLQNDSTEAAGIKK; encoded by the exons GTAATGTCATAAATAAAACCAGAATTTCTGTGGCAACTACTGAGGCAAATCCAACAATCTTAACAG GAACAACGAACAAAGGAGAGACTACAGCTGTTGAAACAGACCATCCAAATTCATCAATGACAAGCGGTGAGACAACTACACAGGGTGCAG TCTCAAGTAGTACTTCGGGGACAAACGCTTCCACCATTGTACCGTCTACAGGAACTGAAAACTCTACAGCTGAAACAACAACCCCTAAGAAGAATGAAACAATAG TTGACAATAGCACTGCTGCTCAGCCAACGTTTATCTCTATGGCATCCACTCTACAGAGCACATATTCTATAACACCAACCAGCAAAGCTGAAGTAACAG ATCCTGCATTTGGGTCAGAGCCAAGCACAGCTCCTACCACAAGTGGATCCAGCTCTTTGTCTGTACTGGCCTTTG CTGTGATCATCCTGATCCTAATCCTTGTGATAATTATGGTGATTCTCGTTGGTGTCATCAGTATGCGATTAAAATGTTGTGATTTTGAGGATGTATCACAAG ATACAAGGAAGGTAAGGAGTGCAGCACCATCAGAAAG CTCTCAGGTTAATGGAGAAAAGGAGGGCATCGCTCTGGTTTCTATGCGAACTCTAACTGAAGCTG GAGCACAAGAATCAACAGTGCAGGGGTCGCTTCAGAATGATTCAACTGAAGCTG
- the ecscr gene encoding endothelial cell-specific chemotaxis regulator isoform X3, with the protein MAALKVTVFLFFILFHILKGNVINKTRISVATTEANPTILTGTTNKGETTAVETDHPNSSMTSGETTTQGAGSLESTGTAISSSTSGTNASTIVPSTGTENSTAETTTPKKNETIVDNSTAAQPTFISMASTLQSTYSITPTSKAEVTDPAFGSEPSTAPTTSGSSSLSVLAFAVIILILILVIIMVILVGVISMRLKCCDFEDVSQDTRKVRSAAPSESSQVNGEKEGIALVSMRTLTEAAGIKK; encoded by the exons GTAATGTCATAAATAAAACCAGAATTTCTGTGGCAACTACTGAGGCAAATCCAACAATCTTAACAG GAACAACGAACAAAGGAGAGACTACAGCTGTTGAAACAGACCATCCAAATTCATCAATGACAAGCGGTGAGACAACTACACAGGGTGCAGGTAGCCTAGAATCTACTGGAACTGCAA TCTCAAGTAGTACTTCGGGGACAAACGCTTCCACCATTGTACCGTCTACAGGAACTGAAAACTCTACAGCTGAAACAACAACCCCTAAGAAGAATGAAACAATAG TTGACAATAGCACTGCTGCTCAGCCAACGTTTATCTCTATGGCATCCACTCTACAGAGCACATATTCTATAACACCAACCAGCAAAGCTGAAGTAACAG ATCCTGCATTTGGGTCAGAGCCAAGCACAGCTCCTACCACAAGTGGATCCAGCTCTTTGTCTGTACTGGCCTTTG CTGTGATCATCCTGATCCTAATCCTTGTGATAATTATGGTGATTCTCGTTGGTGTCATCAGTATGCGATTAAAATGTTGTGATTTTGAGGATGTATCACAAG ATACAAGGAAGGTAAGGAGTGCAGCACCATCAGAAAG CTCTCAGGTTAATGGAGAAAAGGAGGGCATCGCTCTGGTTTCTATGCGAACTCTAACTGAAGCTG
- the ecscr gene encoding endothelial cell-specific chemotaxis regulator isoform X1 — protein MAALKVTVFLFFILFHILKGNVINKTRISVATTEANPTILTGTTNKGETTAVETDHPNSSMTSGETTTQGAGSLESTGTAISSSTSGTNASTIVPSTGTENSTAETTTPKKNETIVDNSTAAQPTFISMASTLQSTYSITPTSKAEVTDPAFGSEPSTAPTTSGSSSLSVLAFAVIILILILVIIMVILVGVISMRLKCCDFEDVSQDTRKVRSAAPSESSQVNGEKEGIALVSMRTLTEAGAQESTVQGSLQNDSTEAAGIKK, from the exons GTAATGTCATAAATAAAACCAGAATTTCTGTGGCAACTACTGAGGCAAATCCAACAATCTTAACAG GAACAACGAACAAAGGAGAGACTACAGCTGTTGAAACAGACCATCCAAATTCATCAATGACAAGCGGTGAGACAACTACACAGGGTGCAGGTAGCCTAGAATCTACTGGAACTGCAA TCTCAAGTAGTACTTCGGGGACAAACGCTTCCACCATTGTACCGTCTACAGGAACTGAAAACTCTACAGCTGAAACAACAACCCCTAAGAAGAATGAAACAATAG TTGACAATAGCACTGCTGCTCAGCCAACGTTTATCTCTATGGCATCCACTCTACAGAGCACATATTCTATAACACCAACCAGCAAAGCTGAAGTAACAG ATCCTGCATTTGGGTCAGAGCCAAGCACAGCTCCTACCACAAGTGGATCCAGCTCTTTGTCTGTACTGGCCTTTG CTGTGATCATCCTGATCCTAATCCTTGTGATAATTATGGTGATTCTCGTTGGTGTCATCAGTATGCGATTAAAATGTTGTGATTTTGAGGATGTATCACAAG ATACAAGGAAGGTAAGGAGTGCAGCACCATCAGAAAG CTCTCAGGTTAATGGAGAAAAGGAGGGCATCGCTCTGGTTTCTATGCGAACTCTAACTGAAGCTG GAGCACAAGAATCAACAGTGCAGGGGTCGCTTCAGAATGATTCAACTGAAGCTG